Proteins found in one Salvia splendens isolate huo1 chromosome 10, SspV2, whole genome shotgun sequence genomic segment:
- the LOC121751910 gene encoding protein PLASTID MOVEMENT IMPAIRED 1-RELATED 1-like, which translates to MLSKADSKKKGVGVSGNGRLLSDIEAINKTFYSDKTLSRLASSTASSRAKSIGKSHVKESAKDSFERDKKSSIWSWKGLKSLTQARNRRFNCCFSLQVHSIDGMPALFDGTCLVVHWKRRDAEQMTRPVRVCRGVAEFEDMLTHSCSVYGSRSGPHHSTKYEAKHSSLFVSACDAPELDLGKHQVDLTRLLPITLEELEEEKSSGKWTTSFRLSGKARGATMNVSFGYAIQNNNTEVSCVKSVSEIPSFQRDSTRMEKPVAPSDQMTEPDIYRSGSLPVRLSATNRYAEDVKDLHEVLPMPRSELLESMSILYQKLDEEISNTSVENKTESVSLSSCLGPHKVDQSRAPDAGEENCGNECEIAEFSVVDKGIEGKEYVGPEDEMLKIAEETGNDLEADFAVEMVLGSGSSSDLSPNELSSEADEQSVQACNNAAEGKNISVEEAPEREMESPLSCVTEVANEKLESQNEEIDAIHFENYLEANSDYRDCNKGKSLDLDDITNSVATDFLEMLGIDHSPFSLSSESEPESPRERLLRQFEKDSLAEGGLLNFGIDDYPLELASDIPMGSGSEDFHHPQIFEGVEEMSRMADAFGAETRALRMEDLETEALMREWGLNERAFQHSPPGGSGFGSPIDMPRDDPQQLPPLGEGLGSFVQTRDGGFLRSMDPALFRNAKSGGSLIMQVSNPVVVPAVMGSGVMDILQGLASIGIEKLSMQAKKLMPLEDLTGKTIQQVAWEGELRLEGPERQELVHQESEVMKNVHHENKNVKGSSRFQSLKRDTEYVSLEDLAPLAMDKIEALSVEGLRIQSGMSDDDTPSNISAQSIGEFSALKGKTVDVGGSIGLDGSGGLQLLDVKDNGEDVDGLMGLSLTLDEWMKLDSGDIDDDDLASERTSRILEAHHATSLDHFRGRSKGEKRRGRSRKYGLLGDNFTVALMVQLRDPLRDYEPVGTPMLALIQVERVFVPPKPRIYSTVSIWRSSDDDNEDKRTKAGAKEDNVAEKQTEDESNEEEKIPQYKITEVHVAGLKAEQGKKKLWGSANQQQSGSRWLLANGMGKKNKHPLMKSKGAPKSSAASAPTSTTVQPGETLWSISSRVHGSGAKWKELAALNPHIRNPNVILPNETIRLR; encoded by the exons ATGTTGTCAAAGGCAGATAGCAAAAAGAAGGGTGTTGGGGTTTCAGGAAATGGGAGGCTTTTGAGCGATATCGAAGCGATAAATAAGACGTTTTATTCGGATAAAACGCTAAGTAGGCTCGCTAGTTCCACGGCTAGTAGTCGAGCCAAGTCCATTGGAAAGTCTCATGTTAAGGAGTCTGCTAAAGATTCGTTCGAGAGGGATAAGAAGTCGTCTATTTGGAGTTGGAAGGGTCTCAAGTCCTTGACTCAAGCGAGGAACCGCAGGTTCAATTGctgtttctctctccaagtccACTCAATCGATGGCATGCCAGCTCTCTTTGATGGCACTTGTCTTGTTGTGCACTGGAAGAGGCGGGACGCTGAGCAGATGACACGGCCGGTGAGGGTTTGTAGAGGAGTAGCTGAGTTTGAGGATATGCTGACTCATTCTTGCTCGGTCTATGGTAGTAGAAGTGGCCCCCACCATTCAACGAAGTATGAGGCAAAGCATTCCTCGTTGTTTGTTTCTGCTTGTGATGCCCCCGAGCTGGACTTGGGGAAGCATCAGGTGGACTTGACTAGATTGCTTCCTATAACgttggaggagctggaggaggagaAGAGCTCGGGTAAGTGGACGACTAGTTTCAGGTTGTCGGGTAAAGCAAGAGGTGCAACAATGAACGTCAGTTTTGGATACGCTATTCAGAACAATAACACTGAGGTGTCTTGTGTAAAAAGTGTTTCTGAGATCCCCAGCTTTCAGCGTGACAGCACAAGGATGGAAAAGCCTGTGGCGCCTTCTGATCAAATGACCGAACCAGACATTTATCGATCGGGAAGTCTTCCTGTGAGGTTGTCTGCCACAAACCGGTATGCAGAAGATGTAAAGGATCTTCATGAGGTTTTGCCGATGCCAAGGTCAGAACTGCTTGAGTCGATGAGTATACTCTACCAGAAACTGGATGAAGAAATTAGTAATACTTCGGTTGAGAATAAAACGGAGTCTGTTTCTTTATCTTCATGTCTTGGCCCGCACAAAGTGGATCAGTCCAGAGCACCTGATGCTGGTGAAGAGAATTGTGGAAATGAATGTGAAATTGCTGAGTTTTCGGTTGTAGATAAGGGGATAGAAGGCAAAGAATATGTGGGACCCGAAGATGAGATGTTGAAGATTGCTGAAGAGACTGGAAATGATCTAGAAGCTGACTTTGCTGTTGAGATGGTCCTTGGCTCGGGTAGCTCCTCTGATCTCTCACCAAACGAACTATCCTCTGAAGCTGACGAGCAATCAGTACAAGCGTGCAACAACGCCGCGGAAGGAAAAAACATCTCCGTGGAGGAAGCCCCTGAGCGAGAAATGGAATCTCCGCTAAGTTGTGTAACAGAGGTGGCGAATGAAAAATTAGAATCTCAAAATGAAGAGATTGATGCTATACACTTTGAAAATTATTTGGAGGCTAATTCTGATTACCGAGATTGTAACAAGGGAAAATCGCTCGATTTGGATGATATTACTAACTCAGTGGCTACTGATTTCTTGGAGATGCTGGGTATAGATCACAGTCCATTTAGCTTGAGTTCCGAAAGTGAGCCCGAGTCTCCAAGAGAGCGTCTGCTCAGGCAGTTTGAGAAGGATTCTCTTGCCGAAGGAGGTTTACTCAACTTTGGTATTGATGATTATCCATTAGAACTTGCAAGCGACATTCCAATGGGAAGTGGCTCTGAGGATTTCCACCATCCACAGATATTTGAAGGTGTCGAGGAGATGTCTAGGATGGCAGATGCATTCGGGGCTGAAACTAGGGCCTTGAGAATGGAAGATTTGGAAACCGAAGCCTTGATGCGTGAGTGGGGCTTGAACGAGAGAGCATTTCAACACTCTCCACCTGGTGGTTCTGGTTTTGGCAGTCCAATTGATATGCCTCGTGACGATCCTCAGCAGCTTCCTCCCCTGGGTGAAGGTTTGGGTTCCTTTGTGCAGACGAGAGACGGTGGGTTTCTACGATCTATGGATCCTGCACTTTTCAGGAATGCCAAGAGTGGTGGGAGTTTAATTATGCAGGTGTCCAATCCTGTGGTGGTGCCTGCAGTAATGGGGTCTGGTGTAATGGACATACTTCAAGGTCTGGCGTCTATCGGGATCGAGAAGCTCTCTATGCAGGCCAAGAAATTAATGCCATTGGAAGATCTAACGGGGAAGACCATCCAACAGGTAGCTTGGGAAGGCGAACTGCGTCTGGAGGGACCTGAGAG GCAAGAGTTGGTGCATCAGGAATCCGAAGTAATGAAGAACGTGCATCATGAAAACAAGAACGTGAAAGGCTCATCCCGTTTCCAATCGCTTAAAAGGGACACGGAATATGTGTCTTTAGAGGATCTTGCTCCTCTGGCCATGGATAAAATTGAAGCGCTTTCGGTCGAGGGCCTGAGGATACAATCCGGCATGTCAGACGACGATACTCCTTCAAATATTAGTGCGCAGTCGATTGGGGAATTTTCTGCACTCAAGGGAAAGACGGTCGATGTTGGTGGCTCCATAGGTCTTGATGGCAGTGGTGGATTGCAGCTGCTTGATGTTAAAGATAATGGCGAAGATGTTGATGGGTTGATGGGCCTGTCTCTGACACTCGACGAATGGATGAAGCTGGATTCCGGTGACATCGATGATGATGATCTTGCAAGCGAGCGGACCTCCAGAATACTGGAAGCCCATCACGCTACTTCTCTGGACCATTTTCGAGGGAGGTCAAAGGGGGAGAAGAGACGGGGAAGGAGTCGGAAGTATGGTCTGTTAGGCGACAATTTCACTGTGGCGTTAATGGTTCAGCTGCGCGACCCTCTACGTGACTATGAGCCAGTTGGCACCCCGATGCTCGCTCTCATTCAAGTTGAGAGAGTGTTTGTTCCTCCAAAGCCTAGAATCTACAGCACGGTTTCTATATGGAGGAGCTCTGACGATGATAACGAGGATAAACGAACCAAGGCCGGTGCCAAAGAGGACAATGTTGCGGAAAAGCAGACAGAAGACGAGAGTAACGAGGAAGAGAAGATTCCCCAATACAAGATAACTGAGGTGCATGTGGCCGGATTGAAGGCGGAGCAGGGGAAGAAGAAGCTTTGGGGTTCTGCGAATCAGCAACAGTCAGGATCCCGGTGGCTGCTTGCGAATGGAATGGGGAAGAAGAATAAGCACCCGTTAATGAAGTCAAAGGGTGCTCCCAAATCATCTGCTGCCTCTGCGCCAACTTCAACAACTGTGCAGCCGGGAGAGACGTTGTGGAGCATTTCTTCTCGGGTCCATGGATCCGGGGCGAAATGGAAAGAACTCGCGGCACTCAATCCACACATTAGAAATCCGAACGTCATCCTCCCAAACGAGACGATCAGATTACGCTAG